In Mesorhizobium sp. M9A.F.Ca.ET.002.03.1.2, the DNA window GGCCAATGGCGCGCTGACAGGCGACGCGCGCAGCATTCAAGCCGACTGCCTGCTGATGTCGGGAGGCTGGTCGCCGACCATCCATCTGGCCAGCCAGGCCGGCGCCAACGCGCAGTGGAATGCTGCAAGACAGGCCTTCCTGCCGCCGAAGCCAACACAGCAATGGATTGGCGCCGGCGCCTTCACCGGCAGCTTTTCCACCGCCGAGGCAATCGCCGAAGGCCGCGCCGCCGGCCTTGCCGCAGCGGGCGGAACGGGCGCGCCGGTAGCCTTGCCCGCCGTGGAAGCCGCACCCGGCGATCCCGATCCGGCGCCGGTGTTCGAGATCAAGGCCAATGGAAAAAGCTTCGTCGATTTCCAGCACGACGTGACGGCGGAGGATGTTCGGCTGGCGCATCGCGAAGGCTTCGTTTCGGTCGAGCACCTGAAGCGCTACACCACGCTCGGCATGGCGACCGACCAGGGCAAGAGCTCCAACATACCCGGCCTCGCCATCATGGCCGAAGCATTGGGCAAGCCGATCCCGAAGGTCGGCACGACGCGCTTTCGCCCGCCTTTTTCGGCGGTGTCGATCGGCTCGCTGGCCGCGGAGCGTTTCGGCGACCTGAAGCCCGAACGGCTGACGCCGATGCATGACTGGCACGTCGCCAACGGTGCGACCATGTACTCGGCCGGCCTCTGGTATCGCCCGATGATCTACGGGCTTTCAGGCGAAACGATCGAGCAGGCCTATGTGCGCGAAGCCAAGGCAACCCGAGAGAGCGCAGGCATCGTCGATGTCTCGACGCTGGGCAAGATCGCCGTACAGGGTCCGGACGCGGCGGAATTCCTCGACCGGGTCTACACCAACATGTTCTCGACGCTGGCCGTCGGCAAGGCTCGCTACGGGCTGATGCTGCGCGAGGACGGCTTCGCCTTCGACGACGGCACGACATGGCGGCTCGCCGAACAGGACTTTTTGATGACCACCACCACCGCCAATGCCGGCAAGGTGATGCAGCATCTGGAATATTTCCTCGACGTCGTCTGGCCGGAGCTGAAGGTCCATGTCACCTCGGTGACCGACGAATGGGCGGGAGCGGCGATCGGTGGGCCGAAGGCCAGGGCAATTCTTGCCGCTTGCGTCACCGGCACTGCCGTCGATAACGCCACCCTGCCCTTCATGGGTATCGTGCGCGGCAAGATATCAGGCGTGCCAGTGATGATCTGCCGGCTGTCCTTCTCCGGCGAAATGGCCTTCGAAGTTTACTCCGGGGCCGGATACGGCACCCATGTCTGGGAAGCGTTGATCGAAGCCGGCAAGCCGTTCGGATTGGTGACTTACGGGCTTGAGGCGCTGGGCACGATGCGCATCGAGAAAGGCCACGTCACCGGCGCCGAGATCGACGGCCGCACCACGGCACGCGACCTGCATCTCGACTGGATGCTGTCCAAGAAAAAGCCCTTCATCGGTTCGGCGATGATGGATCGCGAGGGGCTGATAGCGCCCGACCGCCTGGAACTCGTCGGTTTGATTTCGCTGGACAACCAGCCGCTCAACGGCGGCGCTCACATCGTCGAGACGCTTGACGAAGCCAACCCGCACGATTCCATCGGCCACATCACCGCTTGCTGCTATTCACCGGCGCTCGGCAAATACATCGCGCTCGCTTTGGTCAAGGACGGTAAGGCACGGCTTGGCAGGCGCGCCCATATCTCCGATCCCCTGCGCGGCCGGTTCGGCCCGGTCGAGATCGTCTCCAATCACTTCTTCGATCCGGACGGGAGCCGCATGCATGGTTGAGCGTCAATCACCGCTTGAGCTGGAATTGCGCACCGGCTCGCACGGCGATTTTGAGCACGGCATCGACGTCATCCTCTCCGAAACCAGGCCGGGATCGATCCTGCAGCTCGCTGCCTGGCCGGGCCAGGAGAAGAAGCTGATCGCCGCTATCCGCACCGTTACCGGCCTTGCCCTGCCCGATGGCGCCGGCGCCGGCAGCACCGACGGCGTAAGGTCGGTGTTCGGCTTCGCGCCGGGAAAATTCACCGTGGTCGACGAGGCCGAGGGCCTGGTGCCGGCCTTTGCCAACGTCGTTACCCCGGCCATCGGCACGGTGACCGACCTGTCGCACGGCCGCACCGCGATCCGCATCGCCGGACCGAAGGCCGAATGGGTGCTGGCGAAATTCTTCGCCATCGACTTCGCGCTGCCGGCCTTCCCGGTCGGTGCCGGTCGCTCGACCGTGCATCACGACGTCTTCGCGCAGATCCAGCGCACCGGCGCCGACCAGTTCGACATCTACGTGTTCCGCTCATTTGCGCGCTCGTTCTGGAAGGCGCTCTGTCACGCCAGCGAGGAAGTCGGCTACGAAGTGCAGTAGACCGAGGCGGCGCATCGTCACCTCACTTGGCGTCACCTCACTTGGTGAAGGTAACCCACTCTTCCAGCGGCGCGCGGTCGGTGCGGAATTCATTTTCAGGCTTCGACGTGTCCTCATGGCCGAGCGCCATGCCGCAGACGACGATCTCCTCGTCGGGAATGTTGAGCACTGGCCTGATTTGCCGGTGATAGGGCGCAAAGGCGGCCTGCGGACAGGTGTGCAGGCCCCTGCCCCGTGCCGCCACCATGATATTCTGCAGGAACATGCCGTAGTCGATCCACGAGCCCTTGTTCAGCCGCCGGTCGATGGTGAAGATCATGCCGACCGGCGCGTCGAAGAAAACGAAGTTGCGGTCGTGCTGCGCGCGCATCCTGTCCACCTCGCGCCGGCCGATGCCGAGGACGCCGTAGAGGCCGAAGCCGTTGGCCCGCCGGCGGCTGAGATACGGTTCGAAGAATTGGTCCGGGTAGTAGCGATACTCGTCCCAATCGGCCTTTTCGGCGCGGATACCGGAACTCAAGATTGCGTCGGTGATCCGCTGCTTGACCTCGCCCTTGGTCACGTAGACCCGCCAGGGCTGCATGTTGGTGCCCGAAGGTGCACGCGCCGCAACGGAGAGAATGGCACGGATCGTCTCATCGTCGACCATGTCGGGCAGAAAGGCGCGCACCGAACGGCGCGACGTGATCGCCTCGTCGACGATCGCCTTGGCAATCCGCGTGTTGTTTTCCAGCATGGGCCGTCCTTAGCGCATGACCCCGGAAACCGGAATCGCTCTATCGGGGATCTCGACCGGACGCCCCCCTCGCCGTTCGCGGCCGAGCCTTTGCATGAACCGTCAAAATGGCGCAAGCAAATCTTGTGATCCATGAAAATCAACTTGATTTTTTCACAGAGGTGGGCTCTCGTGAAAATCGGCTAATATTTTTCATAAAGGAAATGGCTTTGCCTCTAGCCGTCAGATCGGAACGGGAAAACGTCGACCGACTGCTGGCCGGCGACATCAGGGCGCTGCGCAGGGCGCGCGGACTGACGCTTGCCGAGATCGGCCTGAAGCTCGGCCGCTCCGTCGGCTGGGTCAGTCAGGTCGAGCGCGGTCTGTCGATACCGTCGCTCGGTGATCTCAGGGCCTTCGCGGAATTGTTCGGCGTGCCGGTCAGCCTGTTCTTCAGCCATGACGTGCCGGTCGAGAACGAGCGCGGCGTGGTCGTGCGCGCCGGCAGCCGCCGAACGCTTGGCACAAGCGATTCCGGCCTGGTGGAGGAGCTTCTGTCGCCCGATCTCGGCGGTAGCTTCGAGATGCTGCGTTCGGTCTTCGCGCCGGGTGCGGAGATGAAGACCGAGGCGCGCCGGCCGACGGAGGAAGCCGGCTATGTCGCTTCCGGCAGCTTCGACATCGAGATATCAGGCGTCTGGCACCGGCTTGGTGAGGGCGACTCCTTTCGCTTCGACGGCAAGCCGTTCCGCTGGCGCAATCCTGGCGCGGAGCCGGCGGTAGTCATCTGGGTGGTTTCGCCACCTGTCTACTGAATATAGGTCTGGAGAAAAACATGGCCGGTTTGCCGACCACGGCACGTGTGGTGATCATCGGAGGCGGTGTCGTCGGCGCCTCCTCGCTCTATCATCTCGCCAAGGCGGGCTGGACCGATTGCCTGCTTCTGGAAAAGAACGAGCTGACCTCCGGCTCGACCTGGCATGCCGCCGGCAACGTGCCGACCTTCTCCTCCTCGTGGTCGCTGATGAACATGCAGCGCTATTCGACGGAGCTCTATCGCGGGCTGGCCGACGCGGTCGGCTATCCCATGAACTACCATGTCACCGGCTCGCTCAGGCTCGCCCATACGGCCGAGCGCATGCAGGAGTTCCAGCGCGCCAAGGGCATGGGCCGCTACCAGGGCATGGACATCGATGTGGTCGGGCTCGATGAGATCAAGCGCCGCTACCCGTTCATCGAAACGCATGAATTGAAAGGCGCGCTCTACGATCCGAGCGACGGCGATATCGACCCGGCGCAGTTGACCCAGGCGCTGGCCAAGGGCGCCCGCGACATGGGTGCGAAGATCATCCGCTTCTGCCCGGTCAGCGGCGTGCGCCGCGACAAGGACGAGTGGGTGGTCGAGACGGCGCAAGGCGAGATCCGCTGCGAGATCGTCGTCAACGCCGCCGGCTACCGCGCGGCCGAAGTCGGCAGGATGTTCGGCCGCGACGTACCGATGATGGTGATGAGCCATCAATACATCCTGTTCGAGGAGATCCCCGAACTCGCCGCCTGGACCAAGGAACAGGGTAGGAAGCTGCCGCTGCTACGCGATGTCGACACCTCCTACTATCTGCGCCAGGAAAAGAACGGCATGAATCTCGGCCCCTATGAGCGCAACTGCCGTGCGCATTGGGTCGGCCACAATGACCCGATGCCGGATGATTTCTCGTTCCAGCTGTTTCCCGACGATCTCGACCGGCTGGAAGACTATCTGGCCGATGCCGTCGCCCGCGTGCCGATTCTCGGCACCGCCGGCCTGTCCAAGGTCATCAACGGCCCGATCCCCTACGCGCCGGACGGCAACCCGCTGATCGGTCCGATGCCCGGCGTGCCGAACGCCTTCGAGGCCTGCGTCTTCACCTTCGGCATCGCCCAGGGCGGCGGCGCCGGCAAGGTGCTGGCCGAATGGGTGACTGAGGGCCAGACCGAATGGGACATGTGGTCCTGCGATCCGCGCCGTTTCACCGCCTTTGCCGCGGCGCCGGATTACTGCGTCGACAAGGGCATGGAGATCTATGGCAACGAATACGCCATCCAGTTCCCGCGCCATGCCTGGCCGGCCGGGCGCGACCGCAAACTGTCGCCGATCCACGATCGCATCAAGGCGCTCGGCGCCTGCTTCGACGCCTATAATGGCTGGGAGCGCGCCACCTGGTACGCGCAAGCCGACGACGACATTTCGGAAGAAGCCACTTTGACCTTCCGCCGCGACGGGCCGTGGCAGCATCGCGTCCGGGAGGAATGCCTCGCCGTGCGCGACGCTGCCGGCATCCTCGACCTGCCTGGTTTTTCCCGCTTCAACCTCGACGGCCCGGGTGCTGCCGAATGGCTGAGCCGGCAGGTCACCGGCCTGGTGCCGAAACCCGGCCGCATCGGCCTCGTCTATTTTGCCGACGATGAGGGCCGCATCGTTACCGAAATGTCGGTCGTGCGCCACGACGAGAACTTGATGACGCTGATCACCGCCGCCGTGGCGCAGTGGCATGATTTCGCGTGGCTGGAATCGCGCATGCCGAAGAACGCTTCATTCACGCTGATCGACCGGACCGAGGAATACTCCACGCAGATCCTCGCCGGGCCCAATTCGCGAAAAATCCTCGCCGATGTCTGCATCGCCGACCTTGCACTGCCCTGGCTGACGCACCAGGAGACGACAATCGCCGGCCGTTGGGCAAGGTTGGTACGCGTGTCCTTCGCCGGCGAACTCGGCTGGGAAATCCACACCAAGGTTGACGACACCGCTACCGTCTTCGACGCCGTCTGGGCAGCCGGGCAGAAGCATGGCTTGAAGCCGTTCGGCATGTACGCGCTCGATTCGCTGCGGCTCGAAAAAGCCTATCGCGCCTGGAAGGGCGACCTGTCGACCGATTATTCGATCCTGCAGGGTGGGTTGGAGCGCTTCGTCAAATGGGACAAGCCCGATTTCCGCGGCAAGGCGGCGCTGCAAAACGAGAAGCAGCAGGGCGTGAAGAAGCGTTTCGTCACGCTGGTCATCGAAAACCCAGGCGACTGTGACGCCCCTTACATGTCGACACTCTGGCATGACGACCGGATCGTCGGCGAGACGACGTCCGGCGGCTGGGGTCATCGCATCGACAAGTCGATCGCCCTCGGCATGCTGCGCGCCGACCTGGCCGAACCGGGAACCACGGTCGATGTCGAGATCTTCGGCGAGCGCTTCAAGGCGGTCGTGCAGAAGGACGAACCGTTGTGGGATCCGAAGAACGAGAGGCTGCGTGCATGAAGTCCGTTATCCTCACAGACGGTGGCATGGGCCAGGAACTGGTACGCCGCAGCAGCTCCGAGCCGACGCCGCTGTGGTCGGCCAGGGTGCTGATCGACGAGCCTGATCTGGTGCGCGACCTGCATGCGGAATTCATCCGGGCCGGTGCCCGCGTCATCACCATCAATACCTATTCCGCAACGCCCGAGCGGCTGGCACGGGAGGGCGCGGAAGAGCTGTTCAAGCCGCTGCAAAAGCGCGGCATAGAACTGGCAAGGCAAGCTCGCGATCAGGCCGGCGACGCGGCGATCGCGGGCTGCCTGTCTCCCCTGTTCGGCAGCTACGCACCGACGCTGACCATTTCCTTCCAGGATACGCTCGACATTTATCGCCGCATCGTTGCCGAACAGGCTGCCGGCGTCGATCTGTTCCTGTGCGAGACCATGGCGTCGGCCGAGGAGGCGCGCGCGGCCGTTACCGCGGCGTCGGAAAGCGGCAAGCCGGTGTGGGTGTCGTGGACGCTCGCCGATCACGGCACGCCGCGCCTGCGCAGCGGCGAAGCCATTGCGGCGGCGGCGGGCGCTCTCGACGGCCTGCCGGTTGCAGCCAGGTTGATCAATTGCTGCCGGCCCGAAGCGATCGCTGCAGCGCTGCCTGAAATGATCGGTCTCGGCGGCCCGGTCGGCGCCTATGCCAACGGCTTCACCTCGGTGGAGGCGCTCAAGCATGGCGGCACCGTGGACGTGCTGCACGCCCGCCACGACCTCGATCCTGATGCCTATGCCGGCCAGGCGGTCGGCTGGGTCGAGACCGGCGCCGACATCGTCGGCGGCTGCTGCGAAGTCGGACCACCCCATATCGCAGCCCTGCGCGACCGGCTCGAACAGGCCGGCTACGAAATTTCGGGAGTAGCATAATGCCCAGACCATCATCGCGCATTTCCGGCATCGTGCCTTCCGGCAAGGACGGCTGGGAGGTTCATTTCGCCGCCTGGACGCGCAGGGAGGCTGGCGAGGACATCATCGTGCTGTCGGTCGGCGACCATGATTTCGATACGCCGGCGCAGACGATCGAAGCTTGCGTGATGGCGGTTCGCGCCAGCAATCACCACTACACCCCCCTGCCGGGCATTCCGCGCCTGCGCAACGCAATGGCGGCGGCCTCAACCCTCTGCACCGGCGTTGCCACCAACCCCGACCAGGTCATCGCCACGCCAGGCGGACAGGCAGCGCTGTATGCGGCGGTGCAAGCCGTTCTCGACCAGGGCGACCATGCCATCGTGGTCGCGCCCTATTACGCGACCTATCCCAACACGTTCAGTGCGGCGGGCGCCGATTTCACTGTGGTCGAAACGCCTGCCGAGGACGGTTTTCAGCCGCGGGCTGCCGATATCCGCGCAGCCCTTCGGCCGAACACGCGCGCCATCCTCATCAACACGCCGAACAACCCGACGGGTGCGGTCTATTCGCGAGAGCGGCTGGAGGAGCTGGCGCGGATCTGCCGGGAGCATGACCTCTGGCTGTTGTCGGACGAGGTCTATTGGACGCTTGGCGGCGGCGAGCACATCTCGCCGCGTTCGCTGCCCGGCATGGCGGAACGCACGCTGATCATCAATTCCATGTCCAAGAGCCACGGCATGACCGGCTGGCGCATGGGCTGGCTGACCGGACCCGAAGAGATGATCTCGCTGCTGACCAACCTCAATCTGGTGACGACCTACGGCCTGCCGGCCTTCATCAGCCTCGCTTGCGCCGAGGCGCTCGAAAACGGCTACGGCGTCAAGGAGATTGCCGATCGCTATGCCGCAAGGCGCACCGTCGTCCTCGATGCCATGCGCGGCATGAACGACGTCACCGTGCGCGGCTCCGAAGGCGGCATGTATGTCATGCTCGACATATCGGCTCTCGAGCCTGACGACGAGAAATTCGCCTGGGCGCTCCTCGACAAGGAAAAGGTCGGCGTGATGCCGGGCTCGAGCTTCGGCGAGGCCGCCGCCGGCCACATCCGCGTCAGCCTCTGCCAGCCGGAGGCGGTACTTTTGGAAGCCGCCCTTCGCCTGCGCCGCTTCGCGTCCAGCTATCGCCGTGAGGCCGCATGACCGCCCTGCCCCAAAAGACCCTTCCGACCAGGGCCATTCCTGCCAAGGCCATTCCCAGCAAGGCAAGGGCCGTCATCATTGGCGGCGGCGTCTCCGGCTGTTCGGTCGCCTATCACCTGGCCGAGCTCGGCTGGACCGACATCGTGCTGCTCGAACGCAAGCAGCTGACATCAGGCACGACTTGGCATGCCGCCGGCCTGATCGGCCAGTTGCGCGGTTCGCAGAACATGACGCGGCTGGCGAAATATTCGGCCGACCTCTACGTCAAGCTGGAGGCCGAGACCGATGTCGGCACCGGCATGCGCCAGGTCGGCTCGATCACCGTGGCGCTGACCGAGGAGCGCAAGCACGAGATTTACAGGCAGGCGTCGCTCGCCCGCGCGTTCGATATCGATGTACGCGAGATTTCCCCAAGCGAAGTCAAGCAGATGTACCCGCATCTGAATGTTTCCGATGTGGTCGGCGCCGTGCATCTGCCACTCGACGGCCAGTGCGACCCGGCCAACATCGCCATGGCGCTGGCCAAGGGCGCGCGCCAGCGCGGTGCGACGATCGCCGAGAACGTGAAGGTCACCAAGGTCCACGCCAAGGATGGCCGCGTGACCGGCGTATCCTGGGCGCAAGGCGAGGAACAAGGCACCATCGAGGCCGACATCGTCGTCAACTGCGCCGGCATGTGGGCACGCGAGCTCGGGCGCCAGAACGGCGTCACCATCCCGCTGCACGCCTGCGAGCATTTCTATCTCGTCACCGAGCCGATCCCCGGCCTTTCCCGGCTGCCGGTGCTGCGCGTGCCGGACGAATGTGCCTACTACAAGGAGGACGCCGGCAAGATGATGCTCGGCGCCTTCGAGCCGGTGGCGAAACCCTGGGGCATGGACGGCATTCCTGAAGATTTCTGCTTCGACCAGTTGCCCGAGGATTTCGAGCATTTCGAGCCGATTCTCGAAATGGGCGTCAACCGTATGCCGATGCTGGCCAGTGCCGGCATTCACACCTTCTTCAACGGTCCCGAGAGTTTTACGCCTGATGATCGCTACTATCTCGGCGAGGCGCCGGAGTTTTCCGGCTACTGGATGGCGACCGGCTACAATTCGATCGGCATCGTTTCCTCCGGCGGCGCCGGCATGGCCCTTGCGCAATGGATCAACGATGGCGAGGCGCCTTTCGACCTCTGGGAGGTCGATATCCGCCGCGCCCAGCCATTCCAGAAGAACCGCCGCTACCTCAAGGAGCGCGTCTCCGAGACGCTCGGCCTGCTCTACGCCGATCATTTTCCGTATCGCCAGATGGCGACCTCGCGGAACATAAGACGTTCCCCACTCCACGAACATCTGAAGGCGCGCGGCGCGGTGTTCGGCGAGGTGGCCGGCTGGGAGCGCGCCAACTGGTTCGCTAGGCCCGGCGAGGAGCGCGAATACCGCTATTCATGGAAGCGGCAGAACTGGTTCGATAACCAACGCGACGAACATCTGACGGTCCGGAACGGCGTCGGCCTGTTCGACATGACCTCGTTCGGCAAGATCCGCGTCGAGGGCCGCGACGCTCAGCGCTTCCTGCAGAGGCTTTGCGCCAACGACATGGACGTGGCGCCGGGCAAGATCGTCTACACCCAGATGCTCAACCAGCGCGGCGGCATCGAGAGCGACCTCACCGTCTCGCGTCTGTCTGAAACGGCCTACTTTCTTGTCGTGCCGGGCGCCACGCTGCAGCGCGACCTCGCTTGGCTAAGAAAACATCTCGCCGATGAATTCGTCGTCATCACCGATGTGACGGCGGCCGAAGCCGTGCTCTGCCTGATGGGACCGGATTCGAGGAAGCTGATTCAGAAGCTGAGCCCGAACGATTTCTCCAACGAAACCAATCCGTTCGGGACGTTTCAGGAGGTAGAAATCGGCATGGGACTGGCCCGCGCCCACCGCGTCACCTATGTCGGCGAGCTCGGCTGGGAGCTCTATGTCTCGACTGACCAGGCAGCCCATGTCTTCGAAGCGATCGCCGAGGCCGGCGCGAATGTCGGCCTGAAACTTTGCGGCCTGCACACGCTGGATTCCTGCCGCATCGAAAAGGCCTTCCGCCATTTCGGCCACGACATCACCGACGAGGACAATGTGCTGGAAGCCGGGCTCAGTTTTGCTGTGAAGACCGCGAAGGGCAATTTTCTCGGCCGCGATGCGGTGCTGAAAAAGAAGGAGGCCGGCCTGTCACGCCGGCTGGTCCAGTTCCGCCTGAAGGACCCGGAGCCGTTGCTCTTTCACAATGAGGCGATCCTGCGCGATGGCAAGATCGTCGGCCCGATCACCTCGGGCAATTACGGCCACCATCTCGGCGGCGCCGTCGGCCTTGGCTACGTGCCGTGCCAGGGCGAGAGCGAGGCGGATGTGCTGTCGTCGTCCTACGAGATCGAGATCGCCGGCGAGCGCTTCGCCGCGGAAGTGTCGCTGAAGCCGATGTACGATCCGAAGGCGGACCGGGTGAGGATGTAGGGCTTCTTCCTTCGCCCCGTTCACGGGGAGAAGGTGGCCCGAAGGGCCGGATGAGGGGCGGCGCCAGCTTCTGTAATGTTTGCGTCGCCCCTCATCTGCCTGCCGGCATCTTCTCCCCGTAAACGGGGAGAAGGACGCCAATCTCGCAGCTCAAAACCGCTCCAGTTTCGCCCGCACTTTCGCAAGGAAAGCAGCTCGGCTCCGGGGCGTCGATGCGTCCATGAGATAGTGCGCCAGGAAGAACGTCCTGCAGCGGGTTGCGCACAGTGCCCGCATGCCGCGCAGGATTGTCTTGCGCCCAGGCTGGCCGACGACGACGCTCCACCAGGTCGGCGCGCCGCAGGTCGTGATCACTCCTATCTTCGTCACATGCCTCATCAGCGACTCGATCCGTCCCTTGCCCGCGGGCAGCCGGAAGGCGACGTCGGTCGCCCAGACCCGGTCGAGCCAGCCCTTCAGCATTGCCGGCAGCCCGTACCACCAGGTCGGATAGATGAAGAGGATTGCCTGGGCCCAGTTGAGGTGATCGATGTGCGGCTTGAGCGCCGGGTCCTGCGGGGCACGCTCATTGTAGGAGCGTCGCTCTCCGCAGCCCATGACCGGATCGAAATTCTCCGCATAGAGGTCGAGCAGCCGCACCTCCCAGCCCCTCGCCTTCATCACCTCGATGGCGCAGTCTCGGATCGAGGCGCAAAAGCTCTCGGGGACCGGATGGCAGTAGACCACCAGAACCCGCATCAAAAGGCATCCATGTTGGCGGCGACCTTGGCCATGAATCTCTCCCGCGTTTTATCGGTCGACAGATTCATCGAATAATGCGCGAGATAGGACACGGAGGCACCCGGCTTGACCGTGGCGCGCAACACACGGTTGACCAGCCTGCGCGGCGGGTCGCCCATCAGCATGGCGCGGAACCGGCTGCCGCCATAAGTGGTGACCGCCGCCAGTTTGCGAATGTTGTGCAGCGACGGCTGCACCTTGCCGTCGACCAGCTTGAACGACACGCCGGGCAGGAAGACGCGGTCGAAGAAGCCTTTCAGGATCGCCGGATAGCCGAAGTTCCACACCGGAAACGACAGCACCAGTGCCTCGGCCTTTTGCAATCTTGAGACATAAGGCGCTGCCGCATCACCCTCGCCGCGCTCATCGTGATAGCCGAGCCGCTCCGCCCGCGTCAGCCGCGGATCGAAATCCTCGGCATAGAGGTCGCAGTCGTCGACGGCGT includes these proteins:
- a CDS encoding sarcosine oxidase subunit gamma codes for the protein MVERQSPLELELRTGSHGDFEHGIDVILSETRPGSILQLAAWPGQEKKLIAAIRTVTGLALPDGAGAGSTDGVRSVFGFAPGKFTVVDEAEGLVPAFANVVTPAIGTVTDLSHGRTAIRIAGPKAEWVLAKFFAIDFALPAFPVGAGRSTVHHDVFAQIQRTGADQFDIYVFRSFARSFWKALCHASEEVGYEVQ
- a CDS encoding FAD-dependent oxidoreductase, which gives rise to MAGLPTTARVVIIGGGVVGASSLYHLAKAGWTDCLLLEKNELTSGSTWHAAGNVPTFSSSWSLMNMQRYSTELYRGLADAVGYPMNYHVTGSLRLAHTAERMQEFQRAKGMGRYQGMDIDVVGLDEIKRRYPFIETHELKGALYDPSDGDIDPAQLTQALAKGARDMGAKIIRFCPVSGVRRDKDEWVVETAQGEIRCEIVVNAAGYRAAEVGRMFGRDVPMMVMSHQYILFEEIPELAAWTKEQGRKLPLLRDVDTSYYLRQEKNGMNLGPYERNCRAHWVGHNDPMPDDFSFQLFPDDLDRLEDYLADAVARVPILGTAGLSKVINGPIPYAPDGNPLIGPMPGVPNAFEACVFTFGIAQGGGAGKVLAEWVTEGQTEWDMWSCDPRRFTAFAAAPDYCVDKGMEIYGNEYAIQFPRHAWPAGRDRKLSPIHDRIKALGACFDAYNGWERATWYAQADDDISEEATLTFRRDGPWQHRVREECLAVRDAAGILDLPGFSRFNLDGPGAAEWLSRQVTGLVPKPGRIGLVYFADDEGRIVTEMSVVRHDENLMTLITAAVAQWHDFAWLESRMPKNASFTLIDRTEEYSTQILAGPNSRKILADVCIADLALPWLTHQETTIAGRWARLVRVSFAGELGWEIHTKVDDTATVFDAVWAAGQKHGLKPFGMYALDSLRLEKAYRAWKGDLSTDYSILQGGLERFVKWDKPDFRGKAALQNEKQQGVKKRFVTLVIENPGDCDAPYMSTLWHDDRIVGETTSGGWGHRIDKSIALGMLRADLAEPGTTVDVEIFGERFKAVVQKDEPLWDPKNERLRA
- a CDS encoding XRE family transcriptional regulator; protein product: MALPLAVRSERENVDRLLAGDIRALRRARGLTLAEIGLKLGRSVGWVSQVERGLSIPSLGDLRAFAELFGVPVSLFFSHDVPVENERGVVVRAGSRRTLGTSDSGLVEELLSPDLGGSFEMLRSVFAPGAEMKTEARRPTEEAGYVASGSFDIEISGVWHRLGEGDSFRFDGKPFRWRNPGAEPAVVIWVVSPPVY
- a CDS encoding homocysteine S-methyltransferase family protein, whose translation is MKSVILTDGGMGQELVRRSSSEPTPLWSARVLIDEPDLVRDLHAEFIRAGARVITINTYSATPERLAREGAEELFKPLQKRGIELARQARDQAGDAAIAGCLSPLFGSYAPTLTISFQDTLDIYRRIVAEQAAGVDLFLCETMASAEEARAAVTAASESGKPVWVSWTLADHGTPRLRSGEAIAAAAGALDGLPVAARLINCCRPEAIAAALPEMIGLGGPVGAYANGFTSVEALKHGGTVDVLHARHDLDPDAYAGQAVGWVETGADIVGGCCEVGPPHIAALRDRLEQAGYEISGVA
- a CDS encoding sarcosine oxidase subunit alpha, producing MSPRRIDTGGRIDRLRTIRFTFDGAPYTGHAGDTLASALLANGVTLFGRSFKYHRPRGVLTSGVEEPNALVTVLRGEVREPNIAATMIEIYDGLTAVSQNRFPSLSWDVSAANQLGGKLLSAGFYYKTFMGPVIGPLKGTRFWMFCEHFIRRAAGLGRAGIAADTARYERMNAFCDVLVVGSGPAGLMAAKAAADQGARVILSELEPHFGGSANWSGETIDGMPAADWAARTAGQLEGYDNVRLLPRTTVWGYYDGNTLAALERVTDHKERPGKGEPRHRYWAIRAKSVVLATGSFERPLVFPGNDRPGVMLAHAAERYANEYGVLPGSRIALFTNNDSAYRAALALKKAGAAIVAIVDVRPELSSETHKLAEEAEAKSLSGHAVVATEGGKALSGIKVQRFDMANGALTGDARSIQADCLLMSGGWSPTIHLASQAGANAQWNAARQAFLPPKPTQQWIGAGAFTGSFSTAEAIAEGRAAGLAAAGGTGAPVALPAVEAAPGDPDPAPVFEIKANGKSFVDFQHDVTAEDVRLAHREGFVSVEHLKRYTTLGMATDQGKSSNIPGLAIMAEALGKPIPKVGTTRFRPPFSAVSIGSLAAERFGDLKPERLTPMHDWHVANGATMYSAGLWYRPMIYGLSGETIEQAYVREAKATRESAGIVDVSTLGKIAVQGPDAAEFLDRVYTNMFSTLAVGKARYGLMLREDGFAFDDGTTWRLAEQDFLMTTTTANAGKVMQHLEYFLDVVWPELKVHVTSVTDEWAGAAIGGPKARAILAACVTGTAVDNATLPFMGIVRGKISGVPVMICRLSFSGEMAFEVYSGAGYGTHVWEALIEAGKPFGLVTYGLEALGTMRIEKGHVTGAEIDGRTTARDLHLDWMLSKKKPFIGSAMMDREGLIAPDRLELVGLISLDNQPLNGGAHIVETLDEANPHDSIGHITACCYSPALGKYIALALVKDGKARLGRRAHISDPLRGRFGPVEIVSNHFFDPDGSRMHG
- a CDS encoding nitroreductase; this translates as MLENNTRIAKAIVDEAITSRRSVRAFLPDMVDDETIRAILSVAARAPSGTNMQPWRVYVTKGEVKQRITDAILSSGIRAEKADWDEYRYYPDQFFEPYLSRRRANGFGLYGVLGIGRREVDRMRAQHDRNFVFFDAPVGMIFTIDRRLNKGSWIDYGMFLQNIMVAARGRGLHTCPQAAFAPYHRQIRPVLNIPDEEIVVCGMALGHEDTSKPENEFRTDRAPLEEWVTFTK
- a CDS encoding pyridoxal phosphate-dependent aminotransferase; the encoded protein is MPRPSSRISGIVPSGKDGWEVHFAAWTRREAGEDIIVLSVGDHDFDTPAQTIEACVMAVRASNHHYTPLPGIPRLRNAMAAASTLCTGVATNPDQVIATPGGQAALYAAVQAVLDQGDHAIVVAPYYATYPNTFSAAGADFTVVETPAEDGFQPRAADIRAALRPNTRAILINTPNNPTGAVYSRERLEELARICREHDLWLLSDEVYWTLGGGEHISPRSLPGMAERTLIINSMSKSHGMTGWRMGWLTGPEEMISLLTNLNLVTTYGLPAFISLACAEALENGYGVKEIADRYAARRTVVLDAMRGMNDVTVRGSEGGMYVMLDISALEPDDEKFAWALLDKEKVGVMPGSSFGEAAAGHIRVSLCQPEAVLLEAALRLRRFASSYRREAA